TATCACGAAACAGAAACATCGTACTGAGAGCTGCTGTGCCATTCGCAGTCGGAATCGGAGCAGGATGGGCTGTTCTTCCAGTAACGATGAGAAATGTTGCCAATTTGGCATGGGAATATGAGAGAAGGTTCCCAGTGATTGCGGATACACATATCAGGACAAGGGAAAGCGTAGAGAACGCATGGAGAATGGCACGAGTGCATTCAAAGCAGGCAATTTCAATAGTGGATGGAAAGGTTGctgaaggaagagaaaaggtaGAGGACTGGGtcaagaaaggaaaataaagGAGCCGACTGAGGCTATAGGATTGTTTCGGATTTGGCGAAAGCAAAAGCACTGGTGACCTTGTACAAAATCCTTAATCGATATTTCGTTCTATTCTGCAGCCAGAATTTAACAAATTCGGGTTGTAATGCCACTTCATCGAGACCGTCATTTTTTGAGACATCAGGTATTTCCATGAATCTACTTTCATTTTTCCATGCGTGTTGCTGTGGTATCACTAGAATACTGTTAGATTTATGTTCATACATCCACGgggttttcttcttccaagaCTGCAATGTAATCCAGCTGTGAATGCCCAGCTCTGATTCCACTTCGCTTTGAACTCACTCATTGTCCAGGAGCCCCCTCCCCTTGAATGTTCAGTCTAAGTCTATAATTACTGTCAAGTATGTCTCTTCCACAATATCCTCTGGATGCCTATCGGATATCTGCGTGATAATGGCAGCGCATCGAGGGTCACTTGCAATTAAGTACAAAAACTAACGGATACGATTGCTGAAATGTTTCGTCATTTTATTAGTAGGATAGAGTATGATTTCTAGGTGCTTCGCCCATGGACAAGATCGGACTGGATCACGGTTACGAAAGACTGTGTGGTGGGTAACGCCATGCTAGAGGACATACAATAATGGGAGGAAGCATGGAGAAAAACATCATGCTACAAGCCCTGACACATTGGCAACTAATTGGATATAACTACAACCGGACCTGGCTGAGAAATAATCTAAAGTGCATGGTAAAGAAAAGATCCTGGAAGAGCTTCATGGATGAGATGCCAGCTTTCCTTGTAGTCTTCTGTGCTCTACGAAGCCAGCTCCATTCGAGGCAGTCTAGCTTATATAATACACGCACGTGATATTGTCGGTACCCCGCCAAAATTATCCCCCGCCGAAGATGAGTCAAAGTATCCCCTTCTTGAGTTTCGCGTCTATTTActttcaacaacatcacaaGATGGCTTCCGATATGAGTCCAGAGGAATCAATTGCCCTAATCAAAGCAAACCTTGCTGAGGTTCTCGATGGAGATATTATCGATAATGTCATTCTCAAGGAGAAGCGTCCTCTCAAGGTTTACTGGGGAACTGCAACGACTGGCAGACCTCACTGTGGATACTTTGTACCAATGATCAAGATAGCAGAGTTACTGAGGGCGGGTTGTAATGTTAAGGTTCTTCTCGCAGATATTCACGGTTACCTGGACAACATGAAAGCACCTCTCGAACTCGTCGAATACCGCGCCAAGTACTACGAACGAGTAATCAAATCAGCTTTGAGAGCGGTTGGTGTTGATTTGAGTCGTTTGGAGTTTGTGCTAGGAAGCTCTTACCAACTTGACAAGGAATATACAATGGACCGATTTAAGTTGGAGGGTATCACCAGAATTAACGTTGCCCAAAAGGCTGGGGCCGAAGTCGTCAAACAAACAGATGATCCAACACTTGGTGGTTTAATTTACCCTCTCATGCAGGCTCTGGACGAACAATATCTCGATGTTGATGCGCAATTCGGTGGTGTTGACCAAAGGAAAATCTTCACATttgcaaaagaaaatctGCCAAAGATTAATTACAAAGTCAGAGCACATTTAATGAACACAATGGTTCCTGGTCTAGGAGAGGCTGCAAAGATGAGCTCCAGTGATGCGGACTCGAAGATTGACCTGATCGACGGACCAGAGGCTGTCGAGAAGAAATTAAAGAAGGCCAAGTGCACGCCAAAGGAAGTTGAAGGCAATGGTGTCATCGCTTTTGTCGAGCATGTTATTTTCCGCGCTCTCGCTCTAAAGAATGGAGGTACTTCAAGATTTGTTGTTGAGAGAAGAGATCAGGAGCCATTGATCTACGAGTCTgtggagaaattgaaggaagatTACATAGCAGATATTGTGAGTAGACTTTTACGCATAGTTCTTGTTGGTTAGTCACTAATTTAAACCACAGCTCACTCCTCAACTTATTAAACAAAGTCTCACTGCCCACCTTAACGACATTTTAAAACCAATTAGAGAGGAATTCGAAACATCACCAGAATGGCAAGCAATTGAAGTACAAGCTTACCCTCCAGAACAAGGTTTTTTGCACCCTTCCTCGTATAGATACTTGAGCTAACTCTGTACCAGGTCCAGTCAAGGTCaagaaggcgaagaaggaaattgaTCCAGCAAGAAAAGCCGCGGCATTAGCAGCCAGGAAAAATGTCGTTGCACAGCCAGATGGACACGTCGAAGGAAAAGATGCCCAAAAAGTTACCGTTGGGTCAAGCACGGAAGAAACGttagagaaaatgaagatcgCTTCGGAGTGATAAATAGAACTACAATATACCCTCAAGCGTTTGGTTGCTTCTGTAAGCACCTATTCCACTCATAAGTTCTTCTGTTATCTTTGTTCTAACGTTGGAAGCGTACTGTGTCCCTTTCCCAAATTTTTGTGTGTAAAAGACCTGCCGGCACAATTTCAAGAACCCAAGATTGTTTAGCGACACGATTTTCCCGCTTTGgatctttccctttccagGATCTTGCATCAATCACAGTTGGACCCCGTCATTTATAGAATATCATGATGCGCTCATTTCCTCTGGCCTTGCAACATCAATTCAACAGTCTCCGCCATCCACAAAGCTTTATCAAGCTGTTACCAACGATCAATCTAAAAGGAAGTTCATGTCAATATGacacaaaataaaatattttctaaatctcGAAGGCTCATCGATCTCATGTGCAGAAACTCTCCTTGACTTATTTTCTCATACCCAGTGGTGTGCATTGATCGGACGATTGTATCTTTTCTAGGTCTTCTTTGgtgtacctaggtatgatTCCACACACCCCGGtttttaaaaaatcattctttGCTTCTATACCTTTATACGAAGTTAATTTTAGTCTTTCATGAtgttttttctctctctaaGATTTCGTATTTTTCTCAATCCTATCTGGCCTCCTCGTCCCTATGACTCCTCAGACCTAACAACCCTTTCGCTTCCATTTTTCCCTTGCGTCACTAATTCCAGCATCAGTCAGCTAGAGCCTCCAAGCCTCTGGTGATTCTCGACTAATGTACCTAGGGTCAGGGAATCTCACACAACTACTCACCTTGGCTACTGTCCATGTGCCTTTCAGGTTGGGTTACTTCTACCACTTGCTTCTTGCTGAAGCTTGCATGTATACCGACCTCCAGGTGTGGGTATTCTCTGAAAATTTGTCGACACTTAAGAAATTCCAGTATTTCTTACGATAATCGCGCCTTCCATATTCTGGGCATGTAACAACACGGAAAGAGAAAGTTCTTGGTGGCTCATCCCTTCAAGTAACAGCAATGAATTGGAAGTATACAAAGCTCACGGCTTCAACAATTAACAGCTACTCGCCAAGCAACAGTCTACCTCAACAATCCATTCCCGAGCTCTGCATTTGATCATAGATCTTCCAGCTGTAGCTTCTTCATCGTGAGGTACCTCGATATCTTACAGTATGAGTATGGAAGCGCTAGTCATCCACGTGCTGAGACCTTCCACTGATATTCTTCACCAAGCCAACTTTTACATGGTATTGATCCTCTTGTATCAAACATATGGTGTAAAACGGATCCACGATAGCGCATCGAAATCCTGTAATGATTGGCGATTAACCGCTCGATGAGACAAACATGAAGCGATGTTATGAAGGACGGTGCTCCAATACTCGCATGATTTTATTCGAAAAGTATAAGCTACTTTCAGGTAGCGACTATCTGCCCCTTTTTGTGTGATTCAATCGGACTGAGTATTTGATCTTGTACCGACTCAAGATTCTGAATCTTATCTATAAAATGCCATGTCAACAATGCCACCTTCAAGTTTGCGCTTGCTACATAGGAGCACCCACTCAAGTGCGGTGACCTTAGCAGCCGTGGGTCTCTTCTAGCCTTGAAGCCATCACGATTCTTTCGAGGAGGAACGCGCCAGGACAGTTTCGGGGTCTACGATGACGTCTGATGGTCGAATGAACGAAAACGCTGAATACCATAGCGAGAATCAGGGCCCAAGGAATAAATGCTAACATTATGAGATTGGCGTTTATTCCTAATCCGAAACCTATGGTAGTGGCCGTAAGAATGGCGAGTACAAGAATAAGCGACTGGCACCTGTCGCGCCCCTGGCGTCGATGCGTGAACGAAGAAATCGAACAACCCAAAAGAAGGCACGATGCGAGTAACAATAATGCATACGGATCCAGAATTAGACTACGATTTCCCGAACTGAAGGTGTAGCCCATATGTTTAGTATTTGAGATCATCTGCGATTGGATATTAGCCGTGATCTAGATCTAGATCTAGATTTGGGGGTGCGAACTCGTCTTTGCTCATAATAAAGAGTATATCTTGTAGTAACTGTTGCGGCTACCATTGCAATCAATGGTTCGAAGATCACTCCTAGGTCGCTTACTAGGGAACGTCCAGAAACATATGCAGAGAGTGATTGTTCGTCTATTCGAGAAATCCTCAACGCTCCGTATGCTTCAGGACGGCATTTGAATAAGTGATAGGAACTTTCGCTTTCTGTGTCATTCATAGCCATGATATCAGGAATTGACCTGAGTTGAAATGCTTAcagcttttcttttcaaggACGACTGATTTTGAACATCTTTATCTACTTGAAAGCAATACCTGAGTACAAATGTGACTGTGACCGGATCGTAGCCTTAATAAAGAAGTTGGCGCCCATCGGGCGGAAGATTTCTGAAACCGTCGAATCAGAAGTCTTGTAGAAGCATCCTAGTCCTGGTGTGTTCGACAAATGCGCTGACCGAAATACCTGCAACTGGAGTGTGTTAACATTTGTCAACCATAAAAGATATCCTGATTCCAAGCAGTTGGGCTCCGAGGACTGCTGTAAGCATTCAGCAAGGCTGATGCCTAACCTGCAGTCATCCAAAACTGTTCACCGAATCTTGATCGTCAGCCTATCATCACGAATAGGCACGATTATCTATAAGCGAGGCTGATTTGCGAAACAAGACAAACCTTCAATTTCAGTTCCTTCTCACCGAACAAAATCTTTAGTTTAGATGCATTCATGCCTGAACTCAACCTACCCCCAATCTGAGATGTTATGTCTATGGGTAAGTATTGTAATTTCGCGGGGAAATAAAAGCTTCTCCAGATCCACTCTTCTCCTTGCTCTTTCTTATTGTCCAATTTTCGATCTCAACTGTATGTGAGAAACTCAACCTGATTCACATTATcgtatttttatttatttactaCATAATTCGAACGACATCAAGGGAATCATGGCTACAAGATTCAATCCGTCTGCCGCATCGATGCAAGAGCGCAACCCCGTCCGAAGAGATATCAATAAAGATGAAAAGACTGAGAAGCTTAAAACAATTTACTTGTACACTATGATGTTCCTCTCAATAGCTTCTCCCATTCTTTATgaatcttctctctttgctTGGCTTATGTAAGTGAATcgaattcttttcaattaacCATAGACTAACTCGGCTCTAGCAATATTATTTGCACTATTGCTCTCATGATAGCTGTCGTTCGGACACATCCTGAAGAGGTTAAAAAGTACTCCGTAGAGGGACCTCCCAATACAAAAATCGTTTTCTGACTTTCTCTTGATAGGTTTGGCCCTGTGGTATTGCCGACAGCCAGCTTGTTCTTGGTGATGATAGTGTTCACAAGTCGCGTATCGCTATTGGAAATTATGCCTTGGATACCATTTGCCTTTTCCATGTGGCTTTTGATCACCGTTTACTCTTGCCCAGCGACGGTATTGCTTGTTCAAGAAGTCCTCCAAGGAGTCAAGTTGGATTTACCAAAACATGGCCATTATATCCACAACTCTACCTGGGATGTCGAGGAAGGCCATGATCAAGCTCCAAGCTTTGGCcttattcaaaaagaaccCCTGAAACTTGTATCGAACTCTGCAATGGATCACGAACTTGCATTCATGGGTCGTCCCACTTCAAGCATAAGCACAACGCCCAGCGACATTGATTTAGATGAAGGTAATGCAACCGCAAGATTGGTAGGCGCCAGACTTCTGTCCCAATTTCAAGAAGATAGTCGCGAATCCATGGAGTTTCTGGATGAATTGAGGTTCCGCTCACAGGGCAATCTTACAAACTCTCTGGACACATCAGATCATTCTCTGATGGGCCACTATTTAACAAGCGGGTCGGCATTCCTCGACCATACTTAATGAACAATCCGTTTACATACAGCAAAAGGGTACCAGACCTTACAATACCAATTTTTCCAGGTTCTCTACTGCCGATTTCAGCCTAAAATACCAAACGCTGTGGATTTTCTGAGATGTATACGTTTTTCGATTGAATTCCAAGCCGGTAGAAATCATTCCGCAAATGGATCCACATTCAATGAATCTATACATACGTTGCCTCGATACATTCCCTGGATGCACGTTTCTATATGCagtatttattttctttttctttcgtgCTGCATGCCATAGGACTATCATAACTTTACTTCTGGAAGCTTCGAATGTCGTACTCTTCTCCGGATTCTCATCCACTGAGGACATAACTGCCCCAATATTGGAACCCAGACCATATTCCAACTCCGTCGCGCCTGCTCCCATGATCAATTCCAATGAAAAGAGCCATTTGTGACCAGGAATATAGTCCAAGGATGTTTCTTAGCCGGAAATAGATGAGAACTGCAAATAATGAGCTTAGAAGACGATGACAAAAACCTACTGTGACCATTAAGATGGCAGTCATTCTAGTTCATATATTTGTTGCTTCTTAATCTATCCTCTGGAAACCCTCTCCCAAAGGGTTAATGGGTTCATGGTTTCTCGTTCAAACCCGCCTAATTTCGCCTCCTCTCACCTTGACCGCAACTCGTACATTTCATAATCTAATCCAGATACTATATGTCTATGGCGCAGAAGAAATTAGCTAGCCAATATATGTGCCGTTACTCTCTAATTCTTCGATATCATTGTGTTATATCATCAGGCACAAacatttgaaaagaattcaaGTGAGCGTATCTTTCGAGTTGGCCATTCGAAGCATTGCTTTCTAATGATGCtctaaaagattgattttcaCGCTGTACCTGGTATCTTATATGTCACTGTAGCTTTGATTAGCTTATGGGAATGTGCCGGAATCAGATGAGAATTTTTAGGGGATCGTGGTGTTAGCGCTATCGCTTAATATGCATATATAGGGAAGGTTTGGGATTTATTCGGAGGGCTTTGATTGTGTGCATTTGGGAGGTTCTTTGGATACATGCTGATAGCATAGAGAGTACTGTGCAAACAGAAGCACTGGCGTTTTTCCGTTATTCTTTTCGTTCCTCATTTCCTCGACATGGAAAAGCACAGCTCGGGGCTTCAAAACTCTATGCGTTATAGCTTCATTGGTTCAATATAGATAGAGACGAGCatggggagaagaaagaacaatAGAGGGGGGGGCAatagatgatgatattttctATTCACCTTGCGTCGAACTCGCAGACGATTCAAGGAGGAATGTTTTTGAACTTACCATCAATGAATAGGTTGTTAGATTCCATGATACGAACTCTGTGAATATCACAAAGCGAGATTCACTTATCTTTCTCGATTCACCCATCATGCTATTTTTTATCCAATATGATATTCGCAACGTAGATAACGTTTTTCAAAACTTAGATGGATCGACCGAGGAAGGAGTTATTCCCTAATAtacttttactttttctgCGAAAACTCCAGGTACAAAGTAGATATCGACTTTTCACTACAATTGATACCATTCTCATCCATATATAGACGCACATAAAGCGATACGCCCAAAATTCGAGACAGCAACTTTTGCGATATCGCAATGCCATTGAGGAGAGTATTTAAGACAATTATAGATTCCATTGCTCATTTAGGGATAATACCTAGctatatcatatcataccatgTGATTTAGGTAACAATAATCATCAGGCTTATACAAGCATAGTGGTTCGATTGATTTAACTTTTATAGACGgtttgataatatataaattcatacGTAATCATTCGTTCCCTTACAGATGGGATCATACTTGTAGAAAGCTAATACTAACTCAGatctttgtcttctttcaGAAAGTTTGAGTTTGGAGTACAGAGTATCCCCATTCCATGAAATGGAAGGCTCTCCCATCAGCTTGTGCCGCATAATCAGCCCAATAATCTCATTCTTTCCCAGCCACAAATCAAACGCAGGATAAAAATCTTATTCTTTTGCTCGAAACGCAAGGTGATGATTCCGGTCCGTCTCTGGCGTTTGAGAATGCAGAACATCGGGTAGGAGTGCTGCTCTAAGTTTTGGCTCCTATTGAACCCTAAACTCGGCATATCTTCTCTCGTGTTCTTCCTCGTCGTATCCTTCCTTAAGAAGCGAATTAATCTCAACTCGAAATCACTTGGCCACTTTCAGCGCTCGAGTCTCGATCAAGACCTTCAGTGGACCGTCTTCTGCAGAAAGGGCAGCAATGGAGCTCCTTGGGCTGCCAATCTTGAGCGTGAAATACTTCAAGTTTAATCTCTGTGAAACCAGTTCTGTGAGAGTCTGAAAATATATCGCCTACGTTCCCTATACAATATCATCACTTGTGtcatccaaatcttcattaCAGTCAAAAAAAAGATACTGCGAAGAGAATTAGTTAGGATGTATTGTTAGAGTTATTGAGTGAATCTATGATGTTATGCGCGGGTGTTACAACTCTCTTTCACTTGACTGTATTGTATGAAGTTTTCACTCCAATACTTTGGCATGACTTGTATATAGTGGCGGTATATTACGTAGCATCGGTATGATAATGGAAGTTGTAAAGTTCTTCCATGATTGTTTTTAGTTGACTGATAAACTTCATAGGGTGTTGATTTTGTCGTATCATGAAATTTTCGAGTAAATGTTCATACAGGAATAGAGGTGTCTGTAGGTGAATCTAAATTATATAGTATATCGCATGATCAAGAATGAAGATCTTTGGTTTAACTGAGCTTACTGCCTCAAATATCCTAGCAAGACTATCtaaaagatggaaaaatgCCTCAAATACTTTGCACAAAATATTTAAGTTGACTATATTTACACTGTTGAAATATGGAGATGCAAGGAGGCAATATTTGCTCACAcagaattggagagaagaagagtgaGGTCTCTGGGATCAGAAATGCGATTTGCAATCAGTAGAGGCATGCCTTTGATATGGTCTATTACTGAGTCCGGAAGATTAATTCTACTTTTAAGTTTCCATATTAGTTCAGAGATTTCATAGAGTACAGGTTCACGAAGAAGCCAGCATGTATTACTCTACAATATCTCCCCATATTTTAATTTCAGTCTAGGTTATAAGCTATAACAATTCTAATTTACAAAATTGCACCTTCACACGCAGTGAAGATCCCATGATGTGCGACCCTGACTTCCACAATCCTAGAATACCAGTAAAATCATTAGCTAGCACATGCACATCATACACTCCACGTCAGTCAACCAAAATTCTTAACGAAAAAGAATTAGTCCataaattttgataaaataagCATGGCCGACGATACACTAGATCGCTTAGCACCAGTCTAGAAGCTAACTAAAACTCTTTCGTGGCTACGCTAATGTAGAAGCTATTTCGTCACAATACTACCCTAAGTATTTCTTTCTGAACTGGCCATTGTCCATAGATTTTACTTAAATACTCCTATTCCTTCATTGTAGAAGTTTCCTCAGACGGAAATTACATTGACAGCAATCGATATATTCACAATTACCGTACTTTCTCCAATACAGATCAGAGCTTTCAATACGGTCGTCAACCTCATTCATTAACCATCCGAAGTAATTTCATCACCTCTATATACTTGGATAGCTGCCGTTGAATAGCGAATTAAGATGTCGGATTCAATGAACATCACCATGGATTGGGTAAGTAATCTCCTTTGTTGAACCATAAATTGTTCCTCGCCTCTCCATAAATCAAAGTTTCACACATTTCCTATGATACATCGCCCTTCTCCTGCTTGTCTTGGCTCGTGTTCTTGATAATTCCATCTAACCAGCACCTAGTCACCCGCCGAGACTCACCCAGGGGATCCAAATCACTTAAAATCGGGCAACTCAAAAGAAGCCGGCGATGTGGGAGAGGAGCGAGGCCGCAGCCTACAGAGAAAAGAGCAGTGTAATGCAAAGAGGGGCCAGGATGACAAAAAAACAGACAGAAGGCGCCTTCATAACGTCGATGATGTCCATGCCATGCAACACAAGGAAGCCTCACCTACCTCTGTATCAAAGCCCACAGCCAAGAGAAGCCGCgataatgaagaagatgacatCACCTcaaaaagcaagcaagacAGCCCTGTAGACCAGAGAGCTTCAAAAAGGAAATGCGGCAACTCTGCCAAGGATCGTAGGATCCTGAGCAGTGCCTTCTTCGAGCTTGTCGAAAGAGGCGGAGGGGAAATTCGATACGACGTTAAGGAAGACCCGTGGGGGTTGTCCAAAAGGCGCAACGTCGCTAAAAGCTCTTGGGAAATGAGCACAAAGCGATTTGACGACGAAATGTTCATGCTCGGTGCAGCAATGGTCGGTACTTCGTTGAAACAATAGAGGCTGTGTCCCCTCGCTGTTGTGGGCTGGTTTTTCTTGGGTCTTATATACCTTGtaatttaaattgaataattatgtttttttttcaatgaatgattttaAGATCCTGCACTACATGAAGTGCGACTGGAACTCTCATagataaaatgaaattgaggATGTTTTTGCAGTTTTGAATATGGCACTTGCCTTCTAAGCAGCACATCCCACGATTGGCAAACACTGTTCATTTTCACGGTGCGATTGGGTAGATTCTTTGCTTCTTGACATTATCTTCATAGGTGATAAAACTCGTGAGTGAAGCAATAGTATACACGGCCTCAGGCCAGCCATGCTCCTGCGTCCATGCTAATGACACATTTTAAAGAAATCTTTCCTTCGCTCATTAAATCATGCCGCCATCTTAAACCAGCTCGCTAGTAACATTAGAAAATTCACCCTTCTCCAACTTAGTCTTCCAGAATATTGGGTTGGTATCATTGAATCCGTGCTTGACCCATCCGTCTTCCTTAACATGGTATAAATTGATGAAACCTCCAGAATAGGCGTCCCTGTGTGTAGCGGCCAAAATACTTCTTCTCCCCAACTCCAAGGCTGCTTCCTCGCTCAAATCGTATGAGTATTCGGCATCCAAAACACCATATGCGAAGGTTTGACCGGATCCAACGCAAAAGAGGTTTCCACTCAATCTAGTTCCGTCGGAATCGATATAGTAAAGTGCGGGCCCTTCTTCCTTGGTAACACCGGCACACATAGTTCCCATGGATAATCCCATACCCTTGTATCTATAAACGAGGT
The sequence above is drawn from the Botrytis cinerea B05.10 chromosome 11, complete sequence genome and encodes:
- the Bctys1 gene encoding Bctys1; amino-acid sequence: MASDMSPEESIALIKANLAEVLDGDIIDNVILKEKRPLKVYWGTATTGRPHCGYFVPMIKIAELLRAGCNVKVLLADIHGYLDNMKAPLELVEYRAKYYERVIKSALRAVGVDLSRLEFVLGSSYQLDKEYTMDRFKLEGITRINVAQKAGAEVVKQTDDPTLGGLIYPLMQALDEQYLDVDAQFGGVDQRKIFTFAKENLPKINYKVRAHLMNTMVPGLGEAAKMSSSDADSKIDLIDGPEAVEKKLKKAKCTPKEVEGNGVIAFVEHVIFRALALKNGGTSRFVVERRDQEPLIYESVEKLKEDYIADILTPQLIKQSLTAHLNDILKPIREEFETSPEWQAIEVQAYPPEQGPVKVKKAKKEIDPARKAAALAARKNVVAQPDGHVEGKDAQKVTVGSSTEETLEKMKIASE